The proteins below come from a single Maylandia zebra isolate NMK-2024a linkage group LG23, Mzebra_GT3a, whole genome shotgun sequence genomic window:
- the ndufs1 gene encoding NADH-ubiquinone oxidoreductase 75 kDa subunit, mitochondrial, translating to MLRLPTVGRALAGAAKGSLASSNPVRTPVRAASNMVEVFVDGKPVEVEPGTTVLQACEKVGVQIPRFCYHERLSVAGNCRMCLVEIEKAPKPVAACAMPVMKGWNILTNSEKTRKAREGVMEFLLANHPLDCPICDQGGECDLQDQSMQFGSDRSRFSEGKRAVEDKNIGPLIKTIMTRCIQCTRCVRFASEIAGVEDLGTTGRGNDLQIGTYVEKMFMSELSGNVIDICPVGALTSKPYAFTARPWETRKTESIDVLDAVGSNIVVSTRGGEVMRILPRLHDDINEEWISDKTRFAYDGLKRQRLTQPMVKDESGQLTPTTWEDALTRVAGALQSVQGSEVAAIVGGMADAEALVALKDLLNRLNSENLCTEELFPMAGAGTDLRSNYLLNSRIAGIEDCDLLLLVGTNPRYEAPLFNARIRKSWLHNELQIATVGHKVDLSYTYDHLGEDTSVLKQLANGTHAFCKVLSAAKRPVVVVGSGALQREDGVAILSAVSTIAQNARASSGVEDSWKVLNVLHRVASQVAALDLGYKAGVDAIRKNPPKVLFLLGADAGCISRADLPKDSLIIYQGHHGDVGAPMADIILPSAAYTEKNGTYVNTEGRSQHTKIAVTAPGVAREDWKIIRALSELTGVTLPYDSLDEIRSRLAEVSPNLVRYDDVEEANYFKQANELAMTVNQELLAAPLVPPQLTVKDFYMTDSISRASQTMAKCVKAVTEGAAAVDEPSVC from the exons ATGTTGCGACTGCCGACCGTTGGCCGGGCTCTAGCTGGAGCTGCCAAGGGCAGCCTGGCTTCTTCCAACCCAG TGCGTACCCCAGTGCGTGCAGCCAGCAACATGGTGGAGGTATTTGTGGATGGGAAACCAGTGGAGGTGGAGCCTGGAACTACTGTGCTGCAG GCCTGTGAGAAGGTCGGGGTTCAAATCCCCAGGTTCTGTTACCACGAGCGCCTCTCTGTGGCAGGAAACTGCCGCATGTGTCTGGTGGAGATTGAGAAAGCACCAAAG CCAGTAGCAGCCTGCGCCATGCCCGTCATGAAAGGCTGGAACATCCTCACCAACTCAGAGAAAACACGAAAAGCCAG AGAGGGAGTAATGGAGTTCCTGTTGGCCAACCACCCACTGGACTGCCCTATTTGTGATCAGGGAGGAGAGTGTGACCTGCAG GATCAGTCCATGCAGTTCGGTTCAGACCGCAGCCGCTTCTCAGAAGGAAAGAGAGCAGTGGAGGACAAAAACATCGGGCCTCTCATTAAAACCATCATGACCCGCTGCATTCAGTGCACGCGCTGCGTCCG TTTTGCAAGCGAGATTGCCGGCGTTGAAGACCTGGGAACGACAGGAAGAGGAAACGACTTGCAGATCGGGACGTACGTGGAGAAGATGTTCATGTCGGAGCTGTCGGGCAACGTTATCGATATCTGTCCTGTGGGGGCGCTCACCTCCAAGCCCTACGCCTTCACTGCAAGACCGTGGGAGACTAG GAAAACCGAGTCAATCGATGTGTTGGACGCTGTCGGTAGCAATATTGTTGTGAGCACACGTGGAGGCGAGGTGATGAGGATACTGCCCAGGCTCCACGATGACATCAATGAGGAATGGATTTCTGATAAGACCAG GTTTGCATATGATGGGTTGAAGAGGCAGAGGCTGACCCAACCAATGGTGAAGGATGAATCAGGTCAGCTGACCCCGACCACCTGGGAGGATGCTCTCACTCGTGTTGCTGGAGCA ctgCAGAGCGTGCAGGGGAGTGAGGTGGCAGCCATAGTGGGAGGGATGGCGGACGCTGAAGCTCTGGTCGCCCTCAAAGATCTCCTCAACAGACTCAACTCAGAAAACCTGTGCACTGAGGAGCTGTTCCCCATGGCAGGTGCAGG AACTGACCTGCGTTCCAACTACCTGCTAAACTCTCGCATTGCTGGCATTGAGGACTGTGACCTGCTGCTGCTCGTGGGAACGAACCCTCGCTATGAAGCCCCACTGTTCAATGCCAGAATCCGCAAGAG CTGGCTCCATAATGAGCTGCAGATTGCTACGGTGGGCCACAAGGTTGACCTGAGTTACACGTACGATCACCTAGGAGAAGACACTTCAGTCTTGAAGCAGCTGGCCAATGGCACACATGCTTTCTGCAAG GTCCTTTCAGCTGCCAAGCGTCCAGTTGTGGTTGTGGGCAGCGGCGCTCTGCAAAGAGAAGATGGAGTTGCAATTTTGAGCGCCGTCTCCACCATTGCTCAGAACGCTCGAGCCAGCAGCGGAGTGGAGGACAGCTGGAAAGTCCTTAACGTCCTGCACAG ggTGGCGAGTCAAGTGGCTGCCCTCGATCTAGGCTACAAGGCCGGAGTGGACGCCATCAGGAAGAATCCACCTAAAGTGCTTTTCCTGCTGGGAGCTGATGCGGGCTGCATCAGCAGAGCTGACCTGCCCAAAGACAGCCTCATCATCTACCAgg GTCATCACGGTGACGTAGGAGCACCGATGGCAGACATCATCCTACCCAGTGCTGCATACACGGAGAAAAACGGCACTTATGTCAACACTGAAGGCAGGAGCCAGCACACCAAGATAGCCGTCACTGCTCCTGGAGTCGCCAGAGAGGACTGGAAGATCATCAGAGCTTTGTCTGAA CTGACGGGTGTAACGCTGCCCTACGACTCCTTAGATGAGATCCGATCCAGGCTAGCCGAAGTCTCTCCTAACCTGGTCCGTTACGACGATGTAGAGGAGGCGAACTACTTTAAACAAGCCAATGAGCTCGCTATG ACTGTGAACCAGGAGCTCTTAGCAGCTCCTCTGGTGCCGCCTCAGCTTACAGTAAAGGACTTCTACATGACAG ACTCCATCAGCAGGGCTTCCCAAACAATGGCGAAGTGCGTCAAAGCCGTCACAGAAGGAGCCGCCGCCGTCGACGAGCCATCTGTTTGCTGA
- the LOC101470117 gene encoding ras-related and estrogen-regulated growth inhibitor, translating into MVPVKLLILGAQNTGKTALCVRFITKRFIGEYDHKKEVTYKCSRVVDQEAVDLEILDLTWKESSVASLESSIRWADGFLLLYSITQRFSFLEVPQLKTLIDQTKQNLVVPAVLVANKADLEIGRQVTTDEGQRLAKDLRCGFRELSVAEAVLAVEAAVLQLIRLVLDQQRPLPERRSYMLTVRHALTRKLTRSKTMQW; encoded by the exons ATGGTTCCAGTTAAACTTCTCATTCTGGGAGCTCAGAACACTGGGAAAACAG CGCTGTGTGTTCGTTTCATAACCAAGCGATTTATTGGTGAATACGACCATAAAAAAG AGGTGACCTACAAATGCAGCCGGGTGGTGGATCAGGAAGCTGTCGATCTGGAGATTCTGGACTTAACTTGGAAG GAGAGCTCTGTAGCTTCTCTGGAGTCTTCCATTCGCTGGGCTGATGGTTTCCTGCTGCTGTACTCCATCACACAGCGCTTCAGCTTCCTGGAGGTCCCACAACTCAAGACGCTCATTGACCAAACCAAGCAGAATCTGG tgGTTCCCGCGGTCCTGGTCGCCAATAAGGCAGATTTGGAAATCGGCAGGCAGGTGACAACAGACGAAGGACAGAGACTAGCCAAGGATTTAAG GTGTGGTTTCAGAGAGTTGTCTGTGGCTGAAGCAGTCCTAGCAGTGGAAGCAGCAGTGCTTCAGCTCATCAG GTTGGTGTTGGATCAGCAGCGCCCTCTGCCTGAACGTCGCTCCTACATGTTGACTGTTCGTCACGCTCTGACCAGGAAACTGACCAGATCTAAGACCATGCAGTGGTGA